From the Pseudomonadota bacterium genome, one window contains:
- the feoB gene encoding ferrous iron transport protein B, protein MPDQLNIALAGNPNAGKTTLFNRLTGARQHVGNYPGVTVEKKEGFFLAADGQRVKVVDLPGTYSLTAYSVEEVVARDYLVHEKPGVVVNITDAANLERHLYLTCQFLELGVPVVIALNMMDVARDRGITIDAEKLAALLNVPVVPISAKSGEGVEDLMAAALAVAASGKVWEPTMISYGDDLDGAIIEMEEVVRDHSFLTEIYTPRWLALKYLEGDEQIRKRGEEFGRKRGLENLATRLQQMVDRVAAHLMATIETYPEAMVADHRYGYIKSILRQGVVSQVFDQDRIYASDRIDRVVTSRVVGPLIMLGVLFGLYKITFTWSEIPVAWMEGLFELLSGLLDRLMTDGHLKSLMISGIVDGVGGVLGFVPLIMLMFFGIAILEDSGYLARVAFMMDRIFRIFGLHGSSVMSYILSGGIAGGCAVPGVMATRTLRSPKERMATLLTTPFMNCGAKIPVLALLIGTFFSENQAGFMFMLTLLAWIVALVVAKILRLTVLKGESTPFVMELPPYRFPTLKGLFIHTWEKTWQYIRKAGTVILGASILLWAMMTFPGLPDAEKQDFEKRRQQVITQIQGVENPGETTSLQKTGLEEKLAEINASEAERALLNSLAGRFGSGLETVSWLAGFDWRTNIALVGGFAAKEIIISTLGTAYSLGEVNPEESGSLSKTLAAEPAWSKLKALSLMLFIMFYSPCFVTVVCIVREAGSWKWGLFSMAFNTGFALLVAVVVYQVGTFLGLGV, encoded by the coding sequence ATGCCTGATCAGTTGAACATAGCCCTGGCCGGCAATCCCAATGCCGGTAAAACCACCCTCTTTAACCGGCTCACCGGAGCCCGCCAGCATGTCGGCAACTATCCGGGAGTCACCGTCGAGAAGAAAGAAGGCTTTTTTCTCGCTGCGGATGGCCAGCGGGTCAAAGTGGTGGATCTTCCGGGAACCTACTCACTGACCGCCTACTCGGTCGAAGAGGTCGTGGCCAGGGATTATCTGGTCCATGAAAAGCCTGGAGTGGTTGTCAACATTACCGATGCGGCCAATCTGGAGAGGCATCTTTATCTCACCTGCCAGTTCCTTGAATTGGGAGTGCCGGTGGTTATCGCCCTGAACATGATGGATGTTGCCAGAGACCGCGGGATCACGATAGATGCCGAAAAACTTGCAGCGCTCCTCAATGTTCCGGTGGTTCCGATCTCGGCCAAGAGCGGTGAAGGTGTTGAAGATCTCATGGCAGCCGCTTTGGCGGTTGCCGCTTCCGGTAAAGTGTGGGAGCCCACCATGATTTCCTATGGTGACGATCTCGATGGGGCAATTATCGAGATGGAGGAGGTTGTCCGGGATCACTCTTTCCTGACCGAGATTTATACACCACGCTGGCTGGCCCTGAAATATCTTGAGGGGGATGAGCAGATCAGGAAACGGGGTGAAGAGTTTGGCCGTAAACGCGGGCTTGAAAACCTCGCCACGCGGCTCCAGCAGATGGTTGACAGAGTCGCCGCCCACCTCATGGCTACCATTGAAACCTATCCTGAAGCAATGGTGGCAGATCATCGGTATGGTTATATCAAATCAATTCTTCGCCAGGGTGTGGTCAGCCAGGTCTTTGATCAGGACAGAATCTATGCCTCCGACCGTATCGACCGGGTTGTAACCAGCAGGGTGGTCGGCCCCCTGATCATGCTCGGCGTCCTTTTCGGCCTGTACAAGATCACCTTTACCTGGAGTGAGATTCCGGTAGCCTGGATGGAAGGCCTCTTTGAGTTGCTCAGCGGGCTGCTGGATCGGTTAATGACAGATGGCCACCTCAAGTCGCTGATGATTTCCGGGATCGTTGACGGTGTTGGCGGGGTCCTTGGCTTTGTGCCGCTGATCATGCTCATGTTTTTCGGGATAGCCATACTTGAGGATTCCGGCTATCTGGCCCGGGTCGCCTTTATGATGGACCGTATTTTCAGGATCTTCGGCCTGCACGGGAGCTCGGTCATGTCATATATTCTTTCGGGAGGGATTGCCGGCGGTTGTGCGGTGCCGGGAGTAATGGCCACCCGGACCTTGCGTTCCCCAAAGGAAAGGATGGCGACACTCCTGACCACCCCGTTCATGAATTGCGGCGCCAAGATCCCGGTGCTGGCGCTTCTGATCGGCACGTTTTTCTCCGAGAATCAGGCCGGGTTCATGTTCATGCTGACCTTGCTCGCCTGGATTGTTGCTCTGGTGGTGGCTAAAATATTGCGTCTGACCGTTTTGAAAGGGGAGTCCACGCCGTTTGTCATGGAGCTCCCACCATATCGGTTTCCCACTCTGAAAGGGCTTTTCATTCATACCTGGGAAAAAACCTGGCAGTATATCAGGAAGGCCGGCACAGTAATTCTCGGTGCTTCAATTCTTCTCTGGGCGATGATGACCTTCCCAGGTTTGCCGGATGCTGAAAAGCAGGATTTTGAAAAGAGGCGCCAGCAAGTGATCACCCAGATTCAGGGGGTTGAAAACCCCGGGGAAACAACATCGCTACAGAAAACCGGTCTTGAGGAGAAGCTGGCCGAGATTAACGCTTCAGAAGCGGAACGTGCCCTGCTGAACTCCCTTGCCGGCCGTTTCGGGTCAGGGCTTGAAACGGTCAGCTGGCTGGCCGGTTTTGACTGGCGGACAAATATCGCTCTGGTTGGTGGTTTTGCCGCTAAGGAGATCATTATCTCCACCCTCGGCACCGCCTATTCCCTTGGCGAGGTGAATCCTGAAGAGAGCGGGTCATTGTCAAAAACACTGGCAGCCGAACCAGCCTGGAGCAAGCTCAAGGCGTTAAGTCTGATGCTGTTTATTATGTTTTATTCCCCCTGCTTTGTGACCGTAGTCTGCATCGTCAGGGAGGCCGGTTCCTGGAAATGGGGTCTTTTTTCCATGGCGTTCAATACCGGTTTCGCCCTGCTGGTCGCCGTGGTCGTATATCAGGTCGGGACCTTTCTCGGTCTTGGAGTTTGA
- a CDS encoding nucleoside deaminase, protein MDTLPKLKAALAGYHADQDYPDEPLGIRCCELACEALEKGCYGVGAILVDTDERVLAEAGNEIFHNGFHSERHAEMVAIDHFEKHYPDFGDRSGLTMMVSLEPCPMCLTRLLLAGIGKVVYLAADDDGGMVRRIKHLPPTWVNLATIQQHRTARVSKFLADLAFRLAGHSLEALRRQLIKAIR, encoded by the coding sequence ATGGACACTCTGCCGAAATTGAAGGCGGCGCTTGCCGGCTACCATGCTGACCAGGATTACCCCGATGAGCCTCTCGGCATACGCTGTTGTGAGCTTGCCTGCGAGGCTCTTGAAAAAGGGTGCTATGGAGTTGGCGCCATTCTGGTCGACACTGATGAAAGGGTTCTCGCCGAAGCGGGAAACGAAATATTTCATAATGGATTTCATTCGGAAAGACACGCCGAAATGGTGGCCATCGACCACTTTGAAAAACATTATCCCGATTTTGGCGACCGCAGCGGGTTGACCATGATGGTCTCCCTTGAACCATGCCCGATGTGTCTTACCCGCTTACTTCTGGCCGGGATCGGAAAAGTGGTCTATCTGGCAGCTGACGATGATGGCGGTATGGTCCGGAGGATCAAACACCTGCCGCCGACCTGGGTGAACCTGGCCACCATCCAGCAACACCGAACTGCCAGGGTCTCGAAATTTCTGGCCGATCTTGCGTTCCGGCTGGCCGGACATTCCCTGGAAGCACTGCGCCGCCAACTGATCAAGGCCATCCGCTAA